TTCTTCTGCTTCCAGAATTAGCTTGAGCCTGGTTCTGCATTTACTCAAGTTCCACTGAATACTCCACATTAGCCTTACttctttaaagtttatgttatatCAAAAATAGGGGTAACCTTTagccaacaatctccccctttttgataaTGACAAAACTTTGAACAAGTAGAATGATTTAAGAGACAAGGAGTAAATCACAGTATGAATGAATGAGATGCAGATTTTCGAAAACTAGTTTGATTTCTGCTCAAATTAGCTCCCCCTGAATTTGTGCCAAACTAATTTTCAAGAGTTTCTTTAACTTCTTTCTAAAAAACAACTGCACGAAGACTCTTAATCAAATTATCTTGATAGAAGCAAAAAGTGGATAAGATCAGTTAGAATACATAAGACTTATAGCAGAAACAGCCATACTGAAAAGATAATGTAGAAAATTCTGCAAGCAAATGGCATTCATATTTATAACAATAAAGCACCACATAGCACACATTTACTCCCCCTTTTTGTCAGACATCAAAAAGAGAGTGGGGAAGAAACAAAATAGCTTGATAAGAAAATAACATCCATCATAAACAAAGATCAAAACATAAAGAAGCATAGTTTTAAAGATAGAAAAGTTCTAAACGAAACTAAAACAGATAGATTCAATCATCTAGGACAGCAGGAATGTCCTTGGAACCTATTTCTCCAGGTGAGACTTTGAGGGTTTCAAGCTTTGTGGTGGAACGGGTGGCTCTTTTAGACACAGAAGGGGGAATGCTGGACTGATCAGCTTTAGAAGCAGGTGAAGAATCAATTTCCAAAGGCTCAGTGTTTTCAGGATCAGCTCCAGAAGTACCCTGCACTACATCAATTCCTTTAGACTCTTTCTCAGCTTGCTTTAATGGAGATAAGGTAGGCATCATCAGATTCTGAATGTCCTTCTTTAGTCCCGACAGCCATAGATCCATGCTCTCTCTAGTAATCTTCTCAATTAGCAGAAATTTTTCATCAAGTAAAGATTGAATGTTGACTGAAGCTGCAACAGGTTCTTTGCTGGTATTAGCTTTTGCAGAATGACAAACAGCTTCATCTTTCTCCTTTGCTTTCAAAGCAAGGTCTTCAGTCTCAGTAACTGCATCATGGTGTTGTTGAGTATCTTCCACTACATCATCTTTCTTTTCGGATTCATCATAACCAGGTACCTCAGAAGGAGTTTTAGAATCCTTCTTTCTGTGGGCTGTTTCCTTTGGAACACCTTTCTTGGTTAGCACAATTTTTCTCTTCACAGGAAGTTTAGAAGGCCTGGTATTCACAGCCTTGATTTGAACTCCTAgatttcttttcttgttgagTGCTTCTTGCAGAGTCTCAAGATCTGCTGAGTCTGTCTCTTCTGAATTAACAGAATCCGAGATTTCCAAAGGCAATTTCTCCTTAGCAGATGCAAACACCTCTTTTTCAGAAAAAGAGTTCACTTCCTCTTCAGACAGAATCTTAATTCCTGAACTTTCCTTTTCAGTTTCCTCATCAGAATCAACTTTTTCATCATCACTAACAAGCTCATCATCATCCACAAAGTGAGTTGCTTCAATCTCTTTAGTCTCTTTGAATTTCTTAGTCTTAGACACAAAACTTTGTCCAATAACATCCTTCTCTTTTAAAGCAGTAGacatttcttttgaaaaattgataCCCAGGTGATCAAAAAGAACAGTTAATAACATGGCATAGGGCATACTCTTAGATTTAGAAGTGCTGGTCAGTAAGTTCATTATTAAGTAACAAAGATTGAACTTTTTCTTCTTAACAATGTGCCACATTAGACAGAGTTCAATACTACTCACATAATCTAAAGAGCCAGATTTTGGAGCAATAAAAGCAGTGATAAATTTGTGTAATACCCGATAGTTGGTGCTCAAGGAGGCAGAGGACACATCCAAAAGGCCAGCCCTTTTGCCTTCACAAATCTCCTTTTTGAAAAGATCTTCCTGAAAGTCTGAAGCTTTCTTAATCTCACTCTTCTTGGCTATTTTAGCCCCTCTGTTTGGTATACCGAATGCTTCAGAAAGCAAATCCAGCGAAATGACAAATCTTTCTCCTTTAAGAGTaatgataggagtatttttactcctatctttagcgtcgtttccgcatgctttattaacgttttatcacggttttatggtatttcgtatgccttattacgtgttttagtatttcaggtacttaggagcattgcggaagcattttggtgcaaaagttggaaaagacgacaaaagcgatgcggaagctcatttgcaaatctgaaaagctgaccccggggcactaattgaccaatttggactagctcgaagcctcaaatgaactcgtgatcttcatgaaagttaaagtagacgtcctgagctttccaacggttcaagaatcgactgaatcggacatttctacaccgagttacgaaggtttgaaaATCGAGATTtggagcagaaaatggcagctcgaatcgggcttctcatttagcccaaggagctctattcgaacttgggcttgctggaatggggaaatcttaaTTCAAGATGCATtaaggctttattaatttgctatttttgggcccaacacatgtgtaattgaatgtttgtctttttccttcttttgtaagtactatataTATGGGGCCTTATCtttattttaggtatagaagattttgctagacattattctattttgtacttttgaatcttctcctaattttagaaatccccAAGTGTAGTCCTTaccttcttcaatagaatttccagattttcatattttcctccattgttgaatacttaagctttttctattgaagatttattctcattttattattgaagtatTATCTTCTTGAATGTTATTGGCTTGGGTTTCTACAAAGGTAACTAGATCTATCTCTCaatgatttattattctatttgcttgatgtttgttgttttagccatggttggctaaaccccatgtttgggggttaatttgaatcttagttgtgtatgattgggttagggttttggggttgtgttgattgttctaattaaggaacctaaagcttgcttagattagctacctaagtattgttcttaaattaattctcaccttgagagagggtttattagttggatttgattaattagagacttaattagtaacaccatgagagtgggttagtaattaggtggcctatgagttgtgatttatttgttaattgcctCTATTTGCGTTtggtgctacgagagtaggttaagctcgATTAGTTGCGGTTTTGTAgctccttgaggctcgagagagcgggagttgcggtCTAGAACACTCGGTCCTCGTTTAGAACCCTAAACCCGATACccttgattgcatgacctaagaggattattagctcccaaacctctttatcacttgaatttcgttaattattttagtgtttattcgtttctttaaattagtaaattgttaATTCCTAGACTAGCGTAAGTTGTTAGTAGTTGGTTGATTAGTTATTAAGCAAAAACACTTATTctcttgctaaacgaattgaatcgcaactaagttcattctcatcgataatcactcttgaattcactccttgtgggatcgataactcggacttaggtccactctattacaagttgggtttttctcaacaagtttttggcgccgttgccggggagtgacgagtgtttattgattgattgaaattagttattgttcggtcgagttagctttattttctgttttttatcacttttattgttTTAAGTTATTGTTCGTATACCCGTTATCATGGAACGTGGGGATGATAACTATGAGGAAGAGCAACAAGGGGACAATCACCCTCAAGTTCAAGGCCATCAagcacaaagacaaactttgggggatttcttcctcccggatgtggataatgctacCTATGGGTGTTTTGCAAGGCCGGTCACCGCGgctacttttgagatcaagcctagcacgattcaactcctagagaatcggtgccaattctttgggttaccaagtgaggatccgaatgaacacatagccaagttcttgggagtgttggacacattca
This region of Mercurialis annua linkage group LG1-X, ddMerAnnu1.2, whole genome shotgun sequence genomic DNA includes:
- the LOC126673951 gene encoding uncharacterized protein LOC126673951 encodes the protein MALNLRVIVPLLLFLIVIIPTFHDNGGAKIAKKSEIKKASDFQEDLFKKEICEGKRAGLLDVSSASLSTNYRVLHKFITAFIAPKSGSLDYVSSIELCLMWHIVKKKKFNLCYLIMNLLTSTSKSKSMPYAMLLTVLFDHLGINFSKEMSTALKEKDVIGQSFVSKTKKFKETKEIEATHFVDDDELVSDDEKVDSDEETEKESSGIKILSEEEVNSFSEKEVFASAKEKLPLEISDSVNSEETDSADLETLQEALNKKRNLGVQIKAVNTRPSKLPVKRKIVLTKKGVPKETAHRKKDSKTPSEVPGYDESEKKDDVVEDTQQHHDAVTETEDLALKAKEKDEAVCHSAKANTSKEPVAASVNIQSLLDEKFLLIEKITRESMDLWLSGLKKDIQNLMMPTLSPLKQAEKESKGIDVVQGTSGADPENTEPLEIDSSPASKADQSSIPPSVSKRATRSTTKLETLKVSPGEIGSKDIPAVLDD